In Eleginops maclovinus isolate JMC-PN-2008 ecotype Puerto Natales chromosome 10, JC_Emac_rtc_rv5, whole genome shotgun sequence, the following proteins share a genomic window:
- the LOC134870509 gene encoding 5-hydroxytryptamine receptor 3A-like isoform X3, which translates to MIFAGFLFLLLLTGGSSWNNTEQPELQDDLKSNHSVEEKVAEDDVCNYHKVIEFLKLKNNGTFSMVRPIKNPQKPTWVSIQLSILAILDVRETDQTFVSYIGIYVTWYNPYIYWNPRNFCDIHRMRVPADLLWKPDLTIEEMIEKDKATIPFITINSNHLVEYVKDIMVVSMCKMQVYKFPFDVQSCTLSFKSITYPEEELKFQATENKSLITEWSREMLRNQFEWLFIDIASKIKTEKYFQENQSMVIYTVTMKRHSALYIVNFLVPILFFFFLDLASFLISDYGGEKLSFKVTVLLAVTVMQLILNEILPSSSNRIPLIAVYCIGMFGLMMISLLETILVMYLIEKDSEPKENKADKNGSLSEECGDKQGNYDGDVKKWTHCACVCNVFEEPPSELLSVAKEQDKRSHLTEESNSLEKLPDELSEAVKTLSLLLSRKEERKPDSWTRVAKKLDIIFFYVYITVATLFLVVIFSVWINAKDE; encoded by the exons ATGATATTTGCAGGTTTCctctttctgctcctcctcacaG GTGGAAGTTCCTGGAATAACACAGAGCAACCAGAACTTCAGGATGATCTTAAATCAAATCACAGCGTTGAAGAAA AAGTGGCGGAAGATGATGTGTGCAACTATCACAAGGTTATAGAGTTCCTGAAGCTGAAAAACAATGGGACGTTCTCAATGGTCCGACCCAtcaaaaacccccaaaaaccaACATGGGTCTCTATCCAATTGTCAATTCTGGCAATTCTAGATGTT AGAGAGACTGACCAGACTTTTGTTTCTTACATTGGGATTTATGTG ACATGGTATAATCCGTACATTTATTGGAATCCAAGAAATTTTTGTGACATTCATCGGATGAGAGTTCCGGCTGATTTGTTGTGGAAGCCAGATCTAACTATTGAAGAAAT GATAGAGAAGGACAAGGCCACAATTCCCTTTATCACCATTAACTCAAACCATTTAGTTGAATATGTGAAGGACATTATGGTGGTCAGCATGTGCAAGATGCAAGTTTACAAATTTCCTTTTGATGTTCAGAGCTGCACCTTGTCTTTCAAGTCAATCACATACCCAG AAGAGGAGTTGAAGTTTCAAGCCactgaaaacaaatcattgaTAACGGAGTGGTCTAGGGAAATGCTCAGGAACCAGTTTGAGTGGCTGTTCATCGACATTGCAAGCAAGATCaaaactgagaaatattttCAAGAAAATCAAAGCATGGTCATTTACACT GTCACGATGAAGAGGCATTCTGCCCTCTACATCGTCAACTTCTTAGTGCCCatcctgttcttcttctttctggACTTGGCCTCCTTCTTGATATCAGACTACGGGGGAGAGAAGCTCAGCTTCAAGGTCACTGTGCTACTCGCTGTCACTGTGATGCAGCTTATTCTCAACGAGATTCTGCCTTCCTCTTCAAACAGGATACCGCTTATTG CTGTGTACTGCATCGGGATGTTTGGTTTGATGATGATCAGCCTTCTGGAGACAATTTTGGTGATGTATCTGATTGAGAAAGACTCTGAACCTAAAGAAAACAAGGCTGATAAAAATGGCAGCCTGAGTGAGGAGTGTGGAGACAAACAGGGCAACTATGATGGAG ATGTGAAGAAATGGACTcactgtgcttgtgtgtgtaatgtgtttgaGGAACCGCCATCTGAACTGTTGTCTGTGGCCAAAGAG CAGGACAAAAGAAGCCATCTGACGGAGGAGTCCAACTCCTTGGAGAAGCTCCCAGATGAGCTGAGTGAGGCAGTGAAAacactctctctgctgctcagcaggaaggaagaaaggaagccCGACTCCTGGACCAGAGTGGCTAAAAAATTggacatcattttcttttatgtcTATATCACAGTGGCCACTCTGTTTTTGGTTGTCATCTTTTCAGTATGGATCAATGCGAAAGACGAATAG
- the LOC134870509 gene encoding 5-hydroxytryptamine receptor 3A-like isoform X2: MIFAGFLFLLLLTGGSSWNNTEQPELQDDLKSNHSVEERGKTFNNSELKELSSQLSKNDKDNDYKVAEDDVCNYHKVIEFLKLKNNGTFSMVRPIKNPQKPTWVSIQLSILAILDVRETDQTFVSYIGIYVTWYNPYIYWNPRNFCDIHRMRVPADLLWKPDLTIEEMIEKDKATIPFITINSNHLVEYVKDIMVVSMCKMQVYKFPFDVQSCTLSFKSITYPEEELKFQATENKSLITEWSREMLRNQFEWLFIDIASKIKTEKYFQENQSMVIYTVTMKRHSALYIVNFLVPILFFFFLDLASFLISDYGGEKLSFKVTVLLAVTVMQLILNEILPSSSNRIPLIAVYCIGMFGLMMISLLETILVMYLIEKDSEPKENKADKNGSLSEECGDKQGNYDGDVKKWTHCACVCNVFEEPPSELLSVAKEDKRSHLTEESNSLEKLPDELSEAVKTLSLLLSRKEERKPDSWTRVAKKLDIIFFYVYITVATLFLVVIFSVWINAKDE; this comes from the exons ATGATATTTGCAGGTTTCctctttctgctcctcctcacaG GTGGAAGTTCCTGGAATAACACAGAGCAACCAGAACTTCAGGATGATCTTAAATCAAATCACAGCGTTGAAGAAA gagggaaaacattcaACAACTCGGAACTAAAAGAGCTTTCTAGCCAACTCTCCAAAAACGATAAGGACAATGATTACA AAGTGGCGGAAGATGATGTGTGCAACTATCACAAGGTTATAGAGTTCCTGAAGCTGAAAAACAATGGGACGTTCTCAATGGTCCGACCCAtcaaaaacccccaaaaaccaACATGGGTCTCTATCCAATTGTCAATTCTGGCAATTCTAGATGTT AGAGAGACTGACCAGACTTTTGTTTCTTACATTGGGATTTATGTG ACATGGTATAATCCGTACATTTATTGGAATCCAAGAAATTTTTGTGACATTCATCGGATGAGAGTTCCGGCTGATTTGTTGTGGAAGCCAGATCTAACTATTGAAGAAAT GATAGAGAAGGACAAGGCCACAATTCCCTTTATCACCATTAACTCAAACCATTTAGTTGAATATGTGAAGGACATTATGGTGGTCAGCATGTGCAAGATGCAAGTTTACAAATTTCCTTTTGATGTTCAGAGCTGCACCTTGTCTTTCAAGTCAATCACATACCCAG AAGAGGAGTTGAAGTTTCAAGCCactgaaaacaaatcattgaTAACGGAGTGGTCTAGGGAAATGCTCAGGAACCAGTTTGAGTGGCTGTTCATCGACATTGCAAGCAAGATCaaaactgagaaatattttCAAGAAAATCAAAGCATGGTCATTTACACT GTCACGATGAAGAGGCATTCTGCCCTCTACATCGTCAACTTCTTAGTGCCCatcctgttcttcttctttctggACTTGGCCTCCTTCTTGATATCAGACTACGGGGGAGAGAAGCTCAGCTTCAAGGTCACTGTGCTACTCGCTGTCACTGTGATGCAGCTTATTCTCAACGAGATTCTGCCTTCCTCTTCAAACAGGATACCGCTTATTG CTGTGTACTGCATCGGGATGTTTGGTTTGATGATGATCAGCCTTCTGGAGACAATTTTGGTGATGTATCTGATTGAGAAAGACTCTGAACCTAAAGAAAACAAGGCTGATAAAAATGGCAGCCTGAGTGAGGAGTGTGGAGACAAACAGGGCAACTATGATGGAG ATGTGAAGAAATGGACTcactgtgcttgtgtgtgtaatgtgtttgaGGAACCGCCATCTGAACTGTTGTCTGTGGCCAAAGAG GACAAAAGAAGCCATCTGACGGAGGAGTCCAACTCCTTGGAGAAGCTCCCAGATGAGCTGAGTGAGGCAGTGAAAacactctctctgctgctcagcaggaaggaagaaaggaagccCGACTCCTGGACCAGAGTGGCTAAAAAATTggacatcattttcttttatgtcTATATCACAGTGGCCACTCTGTTTTTGGTTGTCATCTTTTCAGTATGGATCAATGCGAAAGACGAATAG
- the LOC134870509 gene encoding 5-hydroxytryptamine receptor 3A-like isoform X1: protein MIFAGFLFLLLLTGGSSWNNTEQPELQDDLKSNHSVEERGKTFNNSELKELSSQLSKNDKDNDYKVAEDDVCNYHKVIEFLKLKNNGTFSMVRPIKNPQKPTWVSIQLSILAILDVRETDQTFVSYIGIYVTWYNPYIYWNPRNFCDIHRMRVPADLLWKPDLTIEEMIEKDKATIPFITINSNHLVEYVKDIMVVSMCKMQVYKFPFDVQSCTLSFKSITYPEEELKFQATENKSLITEWSREMLRNQFEWLFIDIASKIKTEKYFQENQSMVIYTVTMKRHSALYIVNFLVPILFFFFLDLASFLISDYGGEKLSFKVTVLLAVTVMQLILNEILPSSSNRIPLIAVYCIGMFGLMMISLLETILVMYLIEKDSEPKENKADKNGSLSEECGDKQGNYDGDVKKWTHCACVCNVFEEPPSELLSVAKEQDKRSHLTEESNSLEKLPDELSEAVKTLSLLLSRKEERKPDSWTRVAKKLDIIFFYVYITVATLFLVVIFSVWINAKDE from the exons ATGATATTTGCAGGTTTCctctttctgctcctcctcacaG GTGGAAGTTCCTGGAATAACACAGAGCAACCAGAACTTCAGGATGATCTTAAATCAAATCACAGCGTTGAAGAAA gagggaaaacattcaACAACTCGGAACTAAAAGAGCTTTCTAGCCAACTCTCCAAAAACGATAAGGACAATGATTACA AAGTGGCGGAAGATGATGTGTGCAACTATCACAAGGTTATAGAGTTCCTGAAGCTGAAAAACAATGGGACGTTCTCAATGGTCCGACCCAtcaaaaacccccaaaaaccaACATGGGTCTCTATCCAATTGTCAATTCTGGCAATTCTAGATGTT AGAGAGACTGACCAGACTTTTGTTTCTTACATTGGGATTTATGTG ACATGGTATAATCCGTACATTTATTGGAATCCAAGAAATTTTTGTGACATTCATCGGATGAGAGTTCCGGCTGATTTGTTGTGGAAGCCAGATCTAACTATTGAAGAAAT GATAGAGAAGGACAAGGCCACAATTCCCTTTATCACCATTAACTCAAACCATTTAGTTGAATATGTGAAGGACATTATGGTGGTCAGCATGTGCAAGATGCAAGTTTACAAATTTCCTTTTGATGTTCAGAGCTGCACCTTGTCTTTCAAGTCAATCACATACCCAG AAGAGGAGTTGAAGTTTCAAGCCactgaaaacaaatcattgaTAACGGAGTGGTCTAGGGAAATGCTCAGGAACCAGTTTGAGTGGCTGTTCATCGACATTGCAAGCAAGATCaaaactgagaaatattttCAAGAAAATCAAAGCATGGTCATTTACACT GTCACGATGAAGAGGCATTCTGCCCTCTACATCGTCAACTTCTTAGTGCCCatcctgttcttcttctttctggACTTGGCCTCCTTCTTGATATCAGACTACGGGGGAGAGAAGCTCAGCTTCAAGGTCACTGTGCTACTCGCTGTCACTGTGATGCAGCTTATTCTCAACGAGATTCTGCCTTCCTCTTCAAACAGGATACCGCTTATTG CTGTGTACTGCATCGGGATGTTTGGTTTGATGATGATCAGCCTTCTGGAGACAATTTTGGTGATGTATCTGATTGAGAAAGACTCTGAACCTAAAGAAAACAAGGCTGATAAAAATGGCAGCCTGAGTGAGGAGTGTGGAGACAAACAGGGCAACTATGATGGAG ATGTGAAGAAATGGACTcactgtgcttgtgtgtgtaatgtgtttgaGGAACCGCCATCTGAACTGTTGTCTGTGGCCAAAGAG CAGGACAAAAGAAGCCATCTGACGGAGGAGTCCAACTCCTTGGAGAAGCTCCCAGATGAGCTGAGTGAGGCAGTGAAAacactctctctgctgctcagcaggaaggaagaaaggaagccCGACTCCTGGACCAGAGTGGCTAAAAAATTggacatcattttcttttatgtcTATATCACAGTGGCCACTCTGTTTTTGGTTGTCATCTTTTCAGTATGGATCAATGCGAAAGACGAATAG